In Halalkalibaculum roseum, a single window of DNA contains:
- a CDS encoding TonB-dependent receptor: protein MNLLLKNISIVVLLSLLLLGIYSGKVYAQQQTTLLRAVVNAAEDGNPLPGANVVLIDEETEEVRYYCVTDSDGLCEIRNIRPGTNYLLRVTFVGYKAYRESVSFEAGERKIEQISLETAVTEIEEVRVEERRYITTGEAGVRRIDDVDIARIPSPGVGGDLASYLQTEPGVITAGDRGGNLFIRGGTPEQNLVLVDNMPVFKPFHISNLYSAFPDEIIQNVNMFAGGFGSEYTGATSAVIDVNLRPGNKVESRYGVEASPYLMGLQLEGPTKKNRQSYMLLGRFSTIEQFGPTLTGEDIPVQFYDIMGRYSIQESNVSCNFTALRTQDKGQIVPLRNIDHSWSNTVFGGRCVGFDEEFNYPVEATLGYSHFNNSEGAPDRTERNSSLGQIFMNIDMQQRLFGMAVDYGLGLNFRFYNTELAERFTSLQSFARKVAIVKLYSSFDWSPNSYFSLQPGLATQMSTDLQITFEPRIRMAWRPDGTDRQEISLAAGQYAQLMSGISDERDVGTVFTVLKPIEQNDPYPSALHGILGYQRRFGSNFSANLEGFVKKHENISVSKWDPEVGIEIETALADGLAYGFDLSFQFNGDRFFGSVGYGWSKVEYEAVSGDLGAWIEESIFEYNPPHDQRHKLNTVFSYEIGKFTANARWEFGTGRPYTQIFGFDVSVQVPREDPSVDPGTARTLFSHPYGERLPYYHRLDLSVSRAFEIGSGWKLDTQLGAINTYDRNNVFSFDFNTIQRVDQTPLLPYLSFKLGK, encoded by the coding sequence ATGAACCTGCTTCTTAAGAATATTTCCATTGTAGTCTTACTGTCACTTCTGTTGCTGGGTATTTATTCGGGGAAAGTCTACGCCCAGCAGCAAACGACCTTGTTGCGGGCCGTGGTCAATGCGGCTGAAGATGGAAATCCGCTACCCGGGGCTAATGTGGTGCTGATTGATGAAGAAACAGAGGAAGTCCGCTACTACTGCGTCACCGACTCGGACGGGCTCTGTGAGATCCGCAATATCCGGCCCGGTACAAATTATCTGCTCAGGGTAACCTTTGTGGGCTATAAAGCCTACCGGGAATCTGTCAGTTTTGAAGCCGGAGAGCGGAAAATCGAGCAAATTAGCTTGGAAACGGCCGTGACAGAGATTGAAGAGGTGCGCGTGGAAGAACGCCGCTACATTACCACGGGTGAGGCCGGGGTGCGTCGAATCGATGATGTGGATATTGCGCGAATTCCCAGTCCCGGGGTAGGTGGAGACCTGGCTTCATACCTGCAAACCGAACCCGGGGTGATTACCGCCGGAGACCGGGGCGGTAACCTATTTATCCGGGGCGGCACGCCCGAGCAGAACCTGGTGCTGGTCGACAACATGCCGGTTTTCAAACCTTTTCATATATCGAACCTGTATTCAGCCTTTCCGGATGAGATCATTCAGAACGTAAACATGTTTGCCGGCGGCTTCGGGTCAGAGTATACCGGTGCTACCTCGGCAGTTATTGATGTGAATCTGAGACCGGGCAACAAGGTGGAGTCTAGATACGGGGTCGAGGCGAGTCCCTACCTGATGGGTCTGCAGCTGGAAGGGCCGACCAAGAAAAACCGGCAGTCGTATATGCTACTGGGACGATTTTCAACCATAGAGCAGTTTGGACCCACACTAACGGGCGAGGATATTCCGGTGCAGTTCTATGATATCATGGGACGCTACTCCATACAGGAGAGCAATGTAAGCTGCAACTTTACTGCTTTGCGAACGCAGGATAAGGGACAGATAGTCCCGCTTCGCAATATTGATCACTCCTGGTCCAATACGGTATTCGGCGGTCGTTGTGTAGGTTTCGATGAGGAGTTTAATTATCCGGTGGAGGCCACGTTGGGCTACTCTCATTTTAATAATTCGGAAGGAGCGCCCGATCGTACTGAACGCAATTCATCACTGGGCCAGATATTCATGAATATCGATATGCAGCAGCGGCTATTCGGAATGGCCGTCGATTATGGGTTAGGACTCAATTTCCGCTTCTACAACACTGAGCTCGCCGAGCGGTTTACCTCGTTGCAATCCTTCGCCCGCAAGGTGGCAATCGTGAAACTCTACAGCTCTTTTGACTGGAGTCCGAATTCCTATTTCTCCCTTCAGCCAGGTCTGGCAACCCAGATGAGCACTGATCTCCAAATCACTTTTGAGCCTCGTATTCGCATGGCATGGCGACCTGACGGAACCGACCGGCAGGAAATCAGTCTGGCGGCAGGTCAATACGCCCAACTGATGTCCGGCATCTCCGACGAACGGGATGTAGGTACGGTTTTTACGGTTTTAAAACCGATTGAACAGAATGACCCCTACCCAAGTGCTCTGCATGGCATTCTGGGCTATCAGCGGCGTTTTGGCAGTAATTTTAGCGCCAACCTGGAAGGATTTGTGAAAAAACATGAAAATATTTCCGTTTCAAAATGGGACCCGGAGGTAGGTATTGAAATTGAGACTGCCTTGGCCGACGGGCTGGCTTACGGCTTTGACCTCAGCTTTCAGTTTAATGGTGATCGCTTTTTTGGGTCAGTGGGCTACGGCTGGTCAAAAGTGGAGTATGAGGCAGTATCAGGGGACCTGGGCGCCTGGATCGAGGAGTCAATTTTTGAGTACAATCCGCCCCATGATCAGCGTCACAAGCTAAACACAGTATTCAGTTATGAGATCGGCAAATTTACTGCCAATGCTCGATGGGAATTCGGTACCGGAAGGCCCTATACCCAGATTTTTGGCTTTGATGTATCGGTGCAGGTGCCCCGGGAGGATCCATCAGTAGATCCCGGGACGGCGCGTACGTTGTTCAGCCATCCGTATGGGGAGCGCTTGCCTTATTATCATCGACTGGATCTTTCAGTAAGTCGTGCCTTCGAGATTGGCTCCGGTTGGAAGCTCGATACCCAGCTGGGAGCGATCAATACCTATGACCGCAATAATGTGTTTAGTTTTGATTTTAATACCATTCAGAGGGTGGATCAGACGCCATTGTTGCCGTATCTCTCTTTTAAGTTGGGTAAATAA
- a CDS encoding PP2C family protein-serine/threonine phosphatase, with amino-acid sequence MTLYLQIFFSTLALSFGILHLILYLYNRRTKSNLFFSIFLFLYALNIFFDYQAMLTSADQHLYYLRWHRAVMPYNPIFAVLFFYYAFDFKIPNYFWVLVAGLAITGSLAVMEPMDNFVLVQAPLLLIIGEAIRILIEAIRQRKDDAWIFAAGFILLFLFSLYDLLMDLGLYDAWYGIKNGYPFGFALLIICASIYLARDFARANKTILEQEREAKEMEITQKVLEAEDRRKAKELEEAREVQLSMLPECKSDLGHYEFCFEMHPATEVGGDYYDYETNGDNKITVVIGDATNHGMKAGMMVSIMKSLFLSHINKMNIREFLNHCSRTIRQMKLKNLFMALMLVKIDGDRLEVSSAGIPPLLIYRQETDTVEEIKIKGMPLGAVETFPYETEEVKLNPGDTVLLMTDGLAELFNQDRESFGIDRLKERFMENTEKPVNEIVESLFAAGDEWRGDAKQNDDITLVAFRLNSDRNV; translated from the coding sequence ATGACCCTCTACCTTCAAATTTTTTTCAGTACCCTGGCGCTCTCCTTCGGCATCCTTCACCTAATTCTCTATTTGTACAACAGACGGACTAAGAGCAATCTATTCTTCTCCATCTTCCTTTTTCTGTATGCACTGAATATCTTTTTCGATTACCAGGCTATGCTGACCTCCGCCGACCAACATCTCTATTACCTGAGGTGGCACAGGGCTGTGATGCCTTACAATCCCATATTCGCTGTGCTCTTTTTTTACTATGCCTTCGATTTCAAAATTCCCAACTATTTCTGGGTGCTGGTTGCCGGATTAGCCATTACAGGTTCGCTTGCCGTCATGGAACCGATGGATAACTTCGTCCTCGTACAGGCTCCCCTGTTGCTGATTATTGGAGAGGCCATCCGGATTCTGATTGAGGCCATACGGCAGAGAAAAGACGATGCCTGGATCTTTGCTGCTGGATTTATCCTGCTTTTTCTTTTCTCCCTCTACGACCTGCTGATGGATCTAGGTCTTTATGATGCTTGGTACGGAATAAAGAACGGGTATCCCTTCGGTTTTGCCCTGCTCATTATCTGTGCTTCTATTTACCTGGCCCGTGATTTTGCCCGTGCCAACAAAACCATCCTCGAACAGGAACGTGAAGCAAAAGAGATGGAGATCACCCAAAAAGTTCTTGAGGCAGAAGACCGGCGCAAAGCTAAGGAACTGGAAGAAGCACGTGAGGTGCAGCTCTCCATGCTCCCGGAATGCAAGTCTGACCTGGGCCATTACGAATTCTGCTTTGAGATGCACCCGGCAACCGAAGTTGGCGGCGACTACTACGATTATGAAACGAATGGAGACAACAAGATTACGGTCGTGATCGGCGATGCCACAAATCACGGCATGAAAGCCGGCATGATGGTTTCCATCATGAAAAGCCTGTTCCTCTCCCATATCAACAAAATGAATATTCGTGAATTTCTGAATCACTGCTCACGGACTATCAGGCAGATGAAGTTGAAGAACCTTTTCATGGCGCTTATGCTGGTTAAAATTGACGGCGACAGGCTGGAGGTTTCCTCTGCTGGGATCCCTCCTCTTCTCATCTACCGTCAGGAGACCGATACTGTTGAAGAAATTAAGATCAAGGGTATGCCGTTGGGCGCTGTTGAGACCTTCCCTTATGAGACTGAAGAAGTAAAACTGAATCCGGGTGACACCGTACTGCTGATGACCGATGGATTGGCTGAACTGTTTAATCAGGACCGGGAAAGTTTTGGCATCGACCGGCTTAAGGAACGGTTCATGGAGAACACCGAAAAACCGGTGAATGAAATCGTGGAGAGCCTGTTTGCAGCCGGGGATGAGTGGCGTGGTGATGCCAAGCAGAATGACGATATCACCCTGGTGGCTTTTCGGTTGAATAGTGATAGAAATGTTTGA
- the katG gene encoding catalase/peroxidase HPI, with the protein MDTEKSHASTNGSKTNGASKCPFHSGATTQKTDGGTQISDWWPDKLNLDILRQHSPLSNPMGDDFDYAEEFKKLDLKAVKQDIYDVMEDSKDWWPADWGHYGGLFIRMSWHAAGTYRVADGRGGASGGQQRFAPLNSWPDNANLDKARRLLWPVKKKYGRKLSWADLLVLAGNCAYESVGLETFGFAGGRDDDWEPDKSANWGPESEWVGDERHDEEGNLIGPLAADHMGLIYVNPEGPNGDPNPEKSAKYIRQSFKRMAMNDEETVALIAGGHTIGKTHGAGPVEHKGPEPEAAAMEEQGFGWTSDYGTGKGGDTITDGEEGAWTSNPTQWDMGFFENLFEYEWELTKSPGGSYQWQPKDGAGDNTVPDAHDPNKKNPPMMLTTDLALKVDPDYRKISKRFYENPDEFADAFARAWFKLLHRDMGPKARYLGPEVPEEDLIWQDPIPAADYDLIGDAEIAELKQQLLSSDLSVSDLAWAAWASASTYRDSDKRGGANGGRIRLEPQTKWEANEPEKLERVLGVLEGIREDFNSSRSDNVRVSLADLIVLGGAAAVEKAAKDAGYDIDVPFTPGRTDASAEQTDAESFQWLEPKADGFRNYLGNGYAGCLEELLIDKANLLTLTPPELTVLVGGMRALGANYEGSDLGVLTDSPETLTNDFFVNLLDLNIEWKKSDSEGIYEGRDRNSGDVKWKGSRADLVFGSNSELRALAEVYASEDAEEKFVNDFVQAWTKVMNLDRFDQK; encoded by the coding sequence ATGGATACAGAAAAGAGTCACGCTTCTACAAATGGAAGTAAAACAAATGGCGCAAGTAAGTGCCCTTTTCATAGTGGGGCTACAACACAGAAGACCGATGGCGGTACCCAGATCAGCGACTGGTGGCCGGATAAACTGAACCTGGATATTTTAAGACAACACTCACCGCTCTCTAACCCTATGGGTGATGATTTTGATTATGCGGAAGAGTTCAAAAAGCTGGACTTGAAAGCCGTCAAGCAGGATATTTACGATGTAATGGAGGATTCCAAAGACTGGTGGCCGGCAGACTGGGGCCACTACGGTGGACTTTTCATCCGTATGTCCTGGCACGCTGCAGGGACCTATCGTGTGGCTGATGGTCGCGGCGGTGCCTCCGGTGGTCAGCAGCGTTTTGCACCTTTGAATAGCTGGCCGGACAATGCCAATCTCGATAAGGCACGTCGTCTATTATGGCCTGTTAAGAAAAAGTATGGTCGTAAACTTTCCTGGGCTGACCTGCTTGTTTTGGCCGGTAACTGTGCTTATGAATCCGTGGGTCTGGAGACCTTTGGTTTTGCCGGCGGTAGAGATGATGACTGGGAGCCCGACAAGTCTGCGAACTGGGGTCCCGAATCAGAATGGGTTGGCGATGAGCGCCATGATGAAGAGGGAAATCTAATAGGGCCGCTTGCTGCCGACCACATGGGTCTTATCTATGTAAATCCTGAAGGTCCTAATGGGGACCCGAATCCTGAAAAATCTGCAAAATACATTCGTCAATCATTTAAGCGTATGGCTATGAACGACGAAGAAACCGTAGCGCTTATTGCCGGCGGTCATACGATCGGTAAAACGCACGGCGCAGGTCCGGTAGAACACAAAGGTCCCGAACCTGAAGCTGCTGCCATGGAAGAGCAGGGTTTTGGTTGGACCAGCGATTATGGTACCGGTAAAGGAGGAGACACCATTACCGACGGAGAAGAAGGGGCATGGACTAGTAACCCAACTCAGTGGGATATGGGCTTCTTTGAAAACCTCTTTGAATATGAATGGGAACTGACCAAAAGTCCCGGCGGTTCCTATCAGTGGCAGCCAAAAGACGGAGCAGGAGATAATACGGTACCCGATGCCCATGATCCGAACAAGAAGAATCCCCCAATGATGCTTACAACGGATCTTGCACTGAAAGTAGATCCCGATTACCGCAAAATTTCCAAGCGATTCTACGAAAATCCGGATGAGTTCGCTGATGCTTTTGCCAGAGCATGGTTTAAACTCTTGCACCGTGACATGGGACCGAAGGCACGATACCTCGGACCGGAAGTTCCGGAAGAAGATCTGATCTGGCAAGACCCAATACCTGCAGCCGATTACGATTTGATTGGAGATGCAGAGATTGCCGAACTTAAGCAGCAGCTTCTAAGTTCTGATCTCTCAGTTTCTGATCTGGCTTGGGCTGCCTGGGCTTCTGCTTCAACATACCGCGACAGCGACAAGCGTGGAGGAGCCAATGGCGGTCGTATTCGTCTGGAACCCCAGACAAAGTGGGAAGCCAACGAACCGGAAAAGCTCGAAAGAGTGCTGGGTGTGTTAGAAGGAATTCGTGAGGATTTCAATAGTTCACGTTCCGATAATGTCCGTGTATCCCTGGCTGACCTGATTGTATTGGGTGGCGCAGCAGCTGTAGAAAAAGCTGCCAAGGATGCCGGATATGATATTGACGTACCTTTCACACCGGGTCGAACAGATGCATCTGCTGAACAAACGGATGCTGAGTCCTTTCAGTGGCTCGAACCCAAAGCTGACGGCTTCCGTAACTATCTTGGTAACGGATATGCCGGCTGCCTGGAAGAGCTTCTGATAGATAAAGCCAACCTGTTAACGCTGACGCCACCGGAACTGACTGTTCTTGTTGGTGGTATGCGAGCACTGGGTGCGAATTATGAAGGCTCAGATCTTGGTGTCCTGACTGATAGTCCGGAGACACTGACTAATGACTTCTTTGTTAATTTGCTGGATCTGAACATCGAATGGAAGAAGTCCGATTCCGAAGGTATCTACGAAGGACGTGATCGCAATTCCGGTGACGTTAAGTGGAAAGGAAGTCGTGCCGACTTGGTATTCGGTTCAAACTCTGAGCTTCGTGCGCTCGCTGAAGTCTATGCTTCAGAAGACGCCGAAGAGAAGTTCGTAAACGACTTCGTTCAAGCCTGGACTAAGGTGATGAACCTGGATCGTTTCGATCAGAAGTAA
- a CDS encoding LytR/AlgR family response regulator transcription factor encodes MSSTFTYPSGGITFQSPFNKGQKRLFLGFCAFWLFIALLELGQDYLSTMLNGNAFMIGESLSYKLFWLLFIPFSLVLIYGYKKAENLVSGPLLYITGFLIVSASTIIHLTVFSVILFGISNLIHEEPLTLVFLIYEKLSTRLYMALSIYFMLSVLYVMFKNRRSEQDQKSGQQTYSSTLTVKNGRRTVLVEVTDIRWIGSDGAYLDIHTESKKHVILDSLKDIINRLPDNFKRIHKSTIVNIDHISELKSRGNGDYDVIMKDGSVLRLSRNYSKALKGLFL; translated from the coding sequence ATGAGTTCCACCTTCACATATCCTTCGGGTGGCATTACTTTTCAGAGCCCATTCAATAAAGGTCAGAAAAGGTTGTTCCTTGGATTTTGCGCCTTCTGGTTGTTCATAGCACTCCTTGAGCTGGGTCAGGATTATCTCAGCACCATGCTTAATGGCAACGCTTTTATGATAGGTGAGTCATTATCCTATAAGCTCTTTTGGCTGCTGTTTATTCCCTTTTCCCTTGTTCTTATTTATGGTTACAAAAAGGCAGAAAATTTGGTGTCGGGACCGCTCTTATATATTACCGGCTTTCTCATTGTATCGGCTTCCACAATAATTCATTTAACTGTTTTTTCAGTAATACTTTTCGGAATCTCAAACCTTATCCATGAAGAACCGCTAACGCTAGTGTTCCTCATATATGAAAAACTATCCACCCGGCTTTACATGGCTCTGTCTATTTACTTCATGCTATCCGTGCTTTACGTGATGTTTAAGAACAGGAGATCCGAACAGGACCAGAAGTCCGGACAACAAACCTACTCTTCAACCCTCACCGTAAAAAATGGTCGGAGAACGGTACTGGTGGAAGTTACAGATATCCGGTGGATTGGGTCCGACGGCGCCTATCTCGATATTCATACCGAATCCAAAAAACACGTGATACTAGACAGCCTAAAAGATATCATCAATAGGCTACCTGACAACTTCAAGCGTATACACAAATCAACCATTGTCAATATCGATCATATAAGTGAGCTAAAATCACGTGGAAACGGTGACTATGATGTTATAATGAAAGATGGTAGTGTTCTTAGACTCAGCCGGAACTACTCAAAAGCGCTGAAGGGCCTGTTTCTCTGA
- a CDS encoding helix-turn-helix transcriptional regulator, whose protein sequence is MDDYRIENNIRVLRFQNGEMTQDELAQKAGVTRQTINAIEAAKYSPTLELAFRIAKVFDEPLENVFQYRKKS, encoded by the coding sequence ATGGACGATTACCGCATTGAGAATAATATTCGGGTGCTCAGGTTTCAAAACGGGGAGATGACCCAGGATGAATTGGCTCAAAAGGCAGGGGTGACTCGGCAGACTATCAATGCCATTGAAGCGGCGAAGTATTCCCCGACTCTGGAATTGGCATTTCGAATAGCCAAAGTATTCGATGAACCGCTGGAAAATGTATTTCAGTATCGAAAGAAATCTTGA
- a CDS encoding YybH family protein: MYTDKAPESKTRSRSFSNSSIVYMNSIHKRIKTKSSSRSLISFLIPLLALFLAIGCQPMERGDSGMQAVAVDTTAIIASIDSLRNSYQSAVNSGNMENLSNLVTQDVLMVQPGTSDWDAMRANAQGPFPAGATISITPKEIQVISNDWVFEMGTSVITYTAADSDSPTTLRDTYLIILKRTDDGWKVHREVASGMIPDIMASE, from the coding sequence ATGTATACTGATAAGGCACCTGAATCTAAAACAAGAAGCCGCAGCTTCTCAAACTCATCCATTGTTTACATGAACTCTATCCATAAGAGAATCAAAACGAAATCTTCATCCCGCTCGCTGATCTCATTTCTTATTCCACTGTTGGCACTATTTCTCGCAATTGGCTGCCAGCCTATGGAGCGTGGAGATTCAGGAATGCAGGCAGTTGCTGTTGATACCACTGCCATTATTGCTTCCATCGACAGTCTTCGCAACAGTTACCAAAGCGCCGTTAACAGCGGGAATATGGAAAATCTATCCAATTTGGTTACACAAGATGTTCTGATGGTACAGCCGGGTACTTCTGATTGGGATGCAATGCGCGCGAATGCCCAGGGACCATTCCCGGCGGGAGCAACAATCAGTATTACCCCGAAAGAAATACAGGTCATTTCCAATGACTGGGTCTTTGAGATGGGCACCTCCGTTATTACCTATACTGCCGCAGATTCTGATAGTCCCACCACCCTGAGGGATACCTACCTGATTATCCTCAAGCGAACAGACGACGGCTGGAAAGTACACCGCGAAGTGGCCAGCGGTATGATACCGGATATAATGGCGAGTGAGTAG
- a CDS encoding GNAT family N-acetyltransferase has protein sequence MNSSIHIRPEHKEDIKHISQIIEAAFKDHPHGSHKEHLLVDELRADKALSLSLVAELDGEIVGHIAFSKVTIGGEFDSWYGLAPVSVDPDFQQQGIGSRLIEYGLSELRKREANGCVLVGEPGFYKRFGFEHLDDLIYEGVPDKYFLVLPFTKKIPKGRVRYHNLFETYG, from the coding sequence ATGAACTCTAGTATACACATCCGTCCAGAACATAAAGAAGATATAAAACATATCAGTCAGATTATTGAAGCTGCTTTTAAAGATCACCCGCATGGCAGTCACAAAGAGCATCTATTGGTCGATGAACTGAGAGCTGACAAAGCCCTCTCCCTATCGTTGGTTGCCGAATTGGATGGTGAAATTGTGGGACATATAGCCTTCAGCAAAGTAACCATCGGTGGGGAATTCGATTCCTGGTACGGTCTTGCCCCCGTATCGGTGGACCCCGATTTTCAGCAACAGGGAATTGGATCCAGGTTAATTGAATATGGACTCTCTGAATTACGAAAACGTGAAGCCAATGGATGCGTATTGGTCGGTGAACCCGGCTTTTATAAACGTTTTGGTTTTGAACACCTGGATGATCTTATTTACGAAGGTGTTCCTGATAAATATTTTCTGGTGCTCCCCTTCACTAAAAAAATTCCTAAAGGAAGGGTAAGATACCATAATCTTTTTGAGACCTATGGTTAG
- a CDS encoding TolB family protein, producing MSNRDGNSEIYLKHGMDTTWINLTNIEAGDNWPSWSPDGKKILFQSSRSGNLDIWLMNKDGTDPIQLTDNTDHDYLPSFSPDGNQISFTSWRLEEGDEERTPHIYIMNRDGTGQRRLIQESLNTSAGASWHPGGTKFLYTRKTGEIGANIYEADNEGSFLRQVTDDTLYSGGAEYSPDGSRIIYTSDYGDYTEVVLADAEGNNPEILLSGEQNYYPHWSPDGEWIIFTKIIPDTDGKDLDIYAISVSDPMNQPLLISGPNREAEGRWK from the coding sequence ATGTCGAACAGAGATGGAAATTCAGAGATCTATCTCAAGCATGGTATGGATACCACCTGGATAAATTTGACGAACATTGAGGCGGGAGATAACTGGCCCAGCTGGTCCCCGGATGGTAAAAAAATCCTATTCCAAAGTTCCCGCAGCGGGAATCTTGATATCTGGCTGATGAACAAAGACGGGACAGACCCAATTCAGCTAACCGATAATACGGATCATGATTATTTGCCTTCTTTTAGTCCTGACGGCAATCAAATTAGTTTCACCTCCTGGCGTTTAGAAGAGGGAGATGAAGAGAGGACCCCGCATATTTACATCATGAATAGAGACGGTACAGGCCAGCGTCGTCTAATCCAAGAATCTTTGAATACCTCAGCAGGCGCCTCATGGCATCCTGGGGGGACGAAGTTTTTATATACCAGAAAAACCGGAGAAATTGGGGCAAATATTTATGAAGCAGATAACGAAGGGAGTTTTCTAAGGCAGGTAACCGATGACACGCTATACTCAGGTGGAGCAGAGTATTCGCCCGATGGGTCCAGAATCATTTATACCAGCGACTATGGGGACTATACAGAGGTTGTCTTGGCAGATGCAGAGGGAAACAACCCGGAGATACTGCTGAGCGGGGAACAAAACTACTACCCGCACTGGTCTCCGGATGGAGAATGGATTATTTTTACTAAGATAATTCCGGATACAGACGGGAAAGATTTGGACATCTATGCAATTTCTGTTTCGGACCCAATGAACCAACCACTCCTGATAAGCGGACCCAATCGCGAAGCTGAAGGACGTTGGAAATGA
- a CDS encoding nucleotidyltransferase family protein has translation MSEISNVYIALEWITSILNRLDIPYQVVGGLAAKCYGSTRPLHDIDIYVPTEGMDKLERELEDYLTFGPAHHQDKYWDLVFMKLSFNDQLIEIGDAGNTKYFDSLSQSWIKEVIHFEQSQIIEYEGIRLPVMPKQKLIAYKQRLNRKVDLIDIQEIQP, from the coding sequence ATGAGTGAAATATCAAACGTTTATATAGCCTTGGAATGGATTACAAGTATTCTTAATCGATTGGATATTCCCTATCAGGTTGTCGGCGGATTAGCTGCAAAATGTTATGGTTCTACTCGTCCTTTGCATGATATCGATATCTATGTGCCAACTGAAGGCATGGATAAACTGGAACGTGAGTTGGAAGATTATTTAACTTTTGGACCTGCCCATCATCAAGACAAATACTGGGATCTGGTTTTTATGAAACTGAGCTTTAATGATCAACTGATTGAGATAGGAGATGCCGGCAATACCAAATATTTCGATTCCCTGTCACAATCATGGATTAAAGAAGTCATCCATTTTGAGCAATCTCAAATTATCGAGTATGAAGGCATTAGGTTACCTGTAATGCCTAAACAGAAACTGATCGCTTATAAACAAAGACTCAATCGAAAAGTGGATCTGATTGACATTCAAGAAATCCAACCTTAA
- a CDS encoding putative quinol monooxygenase, which produces MIITLTAGFSSAPEKLMSTHKTNTNMYGLIGKIIVQSEKRDELIRIILDGTDNMPGCLSYIICKDAMNDNTIWITEVWDSKKSHQASLSLPSVQAALGKGRPFIEDFGEQIETVPVGGYGLMKA; this is translated from the coding sequence ATGATTATTACGTTGACAGCCGGTTTTAGTTCTGCCCCTGAAAAGTTAATGAGCACTCATAAAACGAATACTAATATGTATGGATTAATAGGAAAAATTATTGTTCAATCAGAAAAAAGAGATGAATTGATTAGGATCATTTTAGATGGTACGGATAATATGCCAGGATGCCTTAGCTATATCATATGCAAGGATGCAATGAATGATAATACTATCTGGATTACAGAAGTCTGGGATAGTAAAAAAAGCCATCAAGCCTCACTTTCTCTTCCGTCGGTACAAGCAGCCCTCGGTAAAGGCCGACCTTTTATCGAAGACTTTGGGGAACAAATTGAAACTGTGCCGGTCGGCGGATATGGATTAATGAAAGCCTGA
- a CDS encoding CPBP family intramembrane glutamic endopeptidase, whose protein sequence is MGSIIMGMILGIPENADLSGYNYIQDNIPMLIIALLAVFIASSFGEEVIYRGFLITRISEIGGNRKVWVRIAVVLSSIVFGLVHFDWGLMGIVQTGFMGLALGISYIVLNRNLWVLVFAHAYMDAILMVQMYFGVSV, encoded by the coding sequence ATGGGATCTATCATAATGGGCATGATTTTGGGAATTCCTGAAAATGCCGATTTGAGTGGATACAACTATATTCAGGATAATATACCCATGCTAATAATTGCTTTATTAGCAGTTTTTATTGCATCGTCATTCGGCGAAGAGGTTATCTACCGTGGCTTCTTAATTACACGCATTTCTGAAATCGGGGGTAACCGTAAAGTTTGGGTAAGAATAGCTGTAGTATTGAGTTCAATAGTTTTTGGATTGGTACATTTTGATTGGGGACTCATGGGCATCGTTCAAACCGGTTTTATGGGTTTGGCCCTGGGCATTTCCTACATTGTTTTAAACAGAAATCTGTGGGTACTGGTATTTGCCCATGCCTATATGGATGCCATTTTAATGGTCCAAATGTACTTTGGTGTTTCCGTTTGA